The proteins below are encoded in one region of Scleropages formosus chromosome 19, fSclFor1.1, whole genome shotgun sequence:
- the krt8 gene encoding keratin, type II cytoskeletal 8 produces the protein MSMKTKQTTRYSVVSSNVAPRSFSSMSYSGPSQSMSRQSYSVRSSFGPSRGAGAGFGTGGYISSSSAYGGGIGLGMSAGTGMGFGTGVVAPITAVTVNKSLLAPLNLEIDPSIQAVRTQEKEQIKSLNNRFASFIDKVRFLEQQNKMLETKWNLLQEQTTTRSNIDAMFEAYIANLRRQLDSLGNDKMKLEADLHNMQGLVEDFKNKYEDEINKRTECENDFVLIKKDVDEAYMNKVELEAKLESLTDEINFLRQIYEEELRELQSQIKDTSVVVEMDNSRNLDMDSIVAEVRAQYEDIANRSRAEAESWYKTKYEEMQTSANRYGDDLRSTKTEIADLNRMIQRLQSEIDAVKGQRANLENQIAEAEERGEDAVRNAKDRIKELEEALQRAKQDMARQIREYQDLMNVKLALDIEIATYRKLLEGEENRLASGIKSISISKQSYGPSFSSFPMESAGSTYSSYSSGSYGGSYGGGYSSGSGYGTGYGTGDVTQSKKSVVIKMIETKDGKVVSESSEVVQD, from the exons ATGTCAATGAAAACCAAACAGACCACCAGGTACTCCGTGGTGTCCTCCAATGTTGCCCCCCGAAGCTTCAGCAGCATGTCCTATTCGGGCCCCAGCCAGAGTATGTCCAGACAGAGCTACAGCGTGCGCAGTTCCTTTGGACCCAGCCGTGGAGCAGGGGCTGGTTTCGGAACCGGCGGGTACATCTCCAGCAGCTCAGCCTACGGAGGTGGAATCGGCCTGGGCATGAGCGCGGGCACAGGAATGGGCTTCGGCACCGGTGTAGTTGCCCCCATCACTGCAGTTACCGTCAACAAGAGCCTGCTGGCACCCCTCAACCTGGAGATCGACCCCAGCATCCAGGCTGTTCGCACCCAGGAGAAGGAGCAGATCAAGAGCCTCAACAACCGCTTTGCCTCCTTCATCGATAAG gTGCGCTTCCTGGAGCAGCAGAACAAGATGCTGGAGACCAAGTGGAACCTCCTGCAGGAGCAGACGACCACCCGCTCCAATATCGATGCTATGTTCGAAGCCTACATCGCCAACCTGCGCAGGCAGCTCGATAGCCTCGGTAACGACAAGATGAAGCTGGAGGCCGACCTGCACAACATGCAGGGTCTGGTGGAGGACTTCAAGAACAA GTATGAAGACGAAATCAACAAGCGCACAGAGTGTGAAAACGATTTTGTGCTCATCAAGAAG GATGTGGATGAGGCCTACATGAATAAGGTGGAACTTGAGGCCAAACTGGAAAGCCTCACTGATGAGATCAACTTCCTGAGACAGATCTATGAGGAG GAGCTGCGTGAACTGCAGAGCCAGATCAAGGACACCTCTGTGGTGGTAGAGATGGACAACAGCCGCAACCTCGACATGGATTCCATTGTGGCTGAAGTGCGCGCCCAGTATGAGGACATCGCGAATCGCAGCCGCGCCGAGGCTGAGTCGTGGTACAAGACTAAG tACGAGGAGATGCAGACCTCTGCCAACAGATACGGAGATGACCTCAGGTCCACTAAAACAGAGATTGCTGATCTGAACCGCATGATCCAGAGGCTCCAGTCTGAGATTGATGCTGTGAAAGGCCAG CGTGCTAACCTGGAGAACCAGATTGCTGAGGCTGAGGAGCGTGGTGAGGATGCAGTGAGGAATGCCAAGGATCGCATCAAGGAGCTTGAGGAGGCCCTACAGAGAGCCAAGCAGGACATGGCCCGCCAGATCAGGGAATACCAAGACCTGATGAACGTCAAGCTGGCACTGGACATTGAGATCGCCACCTACAGGAAGCTgctggaaggagaggaaaacag GTTGGCCAGTGGCATTAAGTCCATCAGCATCTCCAAACAGAGCTATGGCC CAAGCTTCAGCTCCTTCCCCATGGAAAGTGCCGGTAGCACCTACAGCAGCTACTCCTCCGGCAGCTACGGGGGCAGCTATGGCGGTGGCTACAGCAGCGGCAGTGGCTACGGAACTGGCTACGGCACTGGTGACGTGACCCAGAGCAAGAAGAGTGTGGTCATCAAAATGATCGAGACCAAGGATGGCAAGGTGGTGTCGGAGTCTTCGGAAGTGGTCCAGGATTAA